A stretch of DNA from Arthrobacter globiformis:
CTACTCGTCCGCCTCGGGCAAGGACCAGCACGCGGTCGCACACGTCCAGGGCCAGGACGCTGTGGGTGACCACCAGCACGACGCGGCCGGCGTCGGCGAGTGAGCGCAGGCTGCCCATGACTTGCTTGTCGAGTCCGGGATCGAGCCCGGAGGTGGGTTCGTCCAGGAATAGCAGCTGGGGGGCGGTGAGCAACTCTAAAGCAATCGACGTCCGCTTGCGCTGCCCTCCGGACAGAGAGTCGATCCGCTGGTTCATTTGCTTTGTCAGGTCCACCTCTGCGACGACCTGGTCAACCCGCTCCTCCAGTTCCCTGGTGCTCGTGTCGGGTGGGAGGCGCAGTTGCGCCGCGAAATGCAGGGCGCGCCGGACCGTGAGCTGGCGGTGAAGGATGTCCTCCTGAGGCACGAGTCCCACCAGAAACCTGAGTTGTGCGTACTCCGCGTAGAGGTCGCGACCGTTCCAGGTCACGCGTCCTCGGGTTGCTGGTTGCAGGCCGGTCAGTGCACCCAGAAGGGTAGATTTTCCTGCACCCGACGGCCCGATGACCGCTACGAGTGTGCCGGCGGGCACGGTCACGGCCACGTCGTCCAGTAGGTGGTCGCCCGCTTTCGTCGTGACTTCCAAGTGGCGGGCGCTAAAGACCGGACGATGGGCTGAGGGCGCCGCAATGTCGGCGCCGTTCCAGATAAGCGTGCTCGAGCCTACCCCGATGTGGTCACCGGTGTGGAGTTCGGCTTCGCCACGGAGCCGCTCCCCATTCAGGAAGGTGCCGTTGAAGCTGCCTTCGTCGCGGAGGACTGTTGATTCCTGGATCGCCACTGTGGCGTGGCGCCGCGACACCAGGGGGTCGTCCACAACAATGTCGGACGATCGCGACCGCCCTATGGTGAGTACACGCTGTTTTGTGGGCTGCCGCCCCGGTTCGGCACGGAGGAGCAGCTCCGGTCCATCCAGCGCGCCAAGGCGCAGTCGCAGACCCTCTTGACGGAGCGGCACGGGCTGGTCCATGGCCTGCTCCCTCCCCACAATCCACGTGCCGTTTCGGCTGGTCTGATCGGCTACCCACCAACCGTCGTCGCTATGCCATATGCGCACGTGTCCGCGGCTTACACGTTCGTCATCGAGGCGTACATCGGCTTCAGGTCCTCTACCCACTTCGATGGCCCGTGCAGGCGGGAAGCTCCAGTCATGCCCATTCAGGCGGATGTGCAGCGAAGCTCCGCTCATGGATGGAGTTGTGCGGTCAGTCATGGCATTGCCTCACCTTGTTCGACGCAGGGAATCGGCGACCTTGTCGAAGACCGCGCTGTTCTTCTCGAAGAGTGACGTCGGCGCGAAGAACACGAGGAGTTGGCGCGGATCCGTCTCCAAGATGCAGACGCGCACCTGCAGGGTAACGGAGGACGAGAGGGGAAGCGTCCCTTCCATGACCTGTGCTTTAACCTCCCCGATTTTGGCGGGACCACGGTCTGCCAAGCGGGGGTCCTTGCCGGGAAGAAGTGCCTCGGCGACGCTGACGCGGGTAGCTGGGGATTGGCCACTGACCACAGCGGCCTGGTGGTAGATGGTCAGCCCTACGACGCTGGCGGGGTCCTGGCCTGCGATGCGGGCGACAACTGCAGGGGCGTCCGGCTCGTCAGCGAATAGCGCAGTGACGTCTGC
This window harbors:
- a CDS encoding ATP-binding cassette domain-containing protein; the encoded protein is MTDRTTPSMSGASLHIRLNGHDWSFPPARAIEVGRGPEADVRLDDERVSRGHVRIWHSDDGWWVADQTSRNGTWIVGREQAMDQPVPLRQEGLRLRLGALDGPELLLRAEPGRQPTKQRVLTIGRSRSSDIVVDDPLVSRRHATVAIQESTVLRDEGSFNGTFLNGERLRGEAELHTGDHIGVGSSTLIWNGADIAAPSAHRPVFSARHLEVTTKAGDHLLDDVAVTVPAGTLVAVIGPSGAGKSTLLGALTGLQPATRGRVTWNGRDLYAEYAQLRFLVGLVPQEDILHRQLTVRRALHFAAQLRLPPDTSTRELEERVDQVVAEVDLTKQMNQRIDSLSGGQRKRTSIALELLTAPQLLFLDEPTSGLDPGLDKQVMGSLRSLADAGRVVLVVTHSVLALDVCDRVLVLARGGRVAFFGPPAEVLPFFGVDNYPAAFASLEDQTWAGRYARSPARDAYLGRTTSAAVSLPAGDSPPPPRAAPLRQLWTLTRRNAAVVAADRLFVVLLIGMPMLLALMAHAFPGQAGLSVNEAKGDFNQIQQRLIVLVVGATLMGTALAVRELVAERPIYRRERAVGLSPGAYLLSKVLVLGVLVACQCAVFTVLALLGLPGPDDALVLGNGHIEVAVAVAAVGITMTVAGLVVSAAATSTEQTMPALVALIMAQLVLCGGLFTIAGRAGLEQVSWLLPARFGYAATAATTGLQKPPVPEADPLYDPTAQQWLIDIGFLGIQALAFLALAAWALHRSVTRNAWK